One Chryseobacterium sp. StRB126 genomic region harbors:
- a CDS encoding DUF2490 domain-containing protein: MKRFLGLSLLLSLSFFKAQEHISSFNAVTLTYKFHPKFFIYGEGQLRGNEDYTYPDYYEIKGGIGYNLTKNHKPFVGLGRYVNYKDKKLSKEEFRIWLQDIIDVKKGIVKFENRFRVEKSWFYEPQTDNTSQRMRYRYRLNISVPLNSKTIKKGTVFANAYDELFLVTPMKPTFARNRVYGGFGYQIDDYFGIVSGYLWQREFEAKGNKNLHFIYLALNINIDGTNHETKTYDFPGAD, encoded by the coding sequence ATGAAACGTTTTCTAGGTTTAAGTCTCCTTCTTAGTCTATCTTTCTTCAAAGCTCAGGAACATATTTCCAGCTTCAATGCAGTGACTCTAACCTATAAGTTTCATCCTAAATTTTTCATCTACGGAGAAGGTCAGCTACGAGGTAACGAAGACTATACCTACCCGGATTATTATGAGATAAAAGGAGGAATAGGGTATAATCTTACCAAGAATCATAAACCATTTGTAGGGCTTGGAAGATATGTCAACTATAAGGATAAAAAATTAAGCAAGGAAGAATTCAGGATTTGGCTTCAGGATATCATTGATGTTAAAAAAGGTATTGTGAAGTTTGAAAACCGTTTTCGTGTAGAAAAAAGCTGGTTTTATGAGCCACAAACCGACAATACTTCTCAAAGAATGCGTTACCGTTACCGTTTGAACATAAGTGTTCCTTTAAACTCTAAAACGATCAAAAAAGGGACTGTTTTTGCCAATGCTTATGATGAGCTTTTTCTGGTAACCCCGATGAAGCCTACTTTTGCCAGAAACAGAGTCTATGGCGGTTTTGGCTATCAGATCGATGATTATTTTGGAATTGTTAGCGGATACCTTTGGCAACGTGAATTTGAAGCAAAAGGAAATAAAAACTTACATTTTATCTACCTGGCCTTAAACATCAACATTGATGGTACAAACCATGAGACGAAAACGTACGATTTCCCTGGTGCGGATTAA
- a CDS encoding acyl-CoA dehydrogenase family protein — MSNIVKGGEFLIKEIPANEIFSIEELNEEQKMLRDSAKEFIDREVVPQRERFEKKDYAFTEETMRKLGDMGMLGIAVPEEYGGLGMGFVTTMLACDYLSGTTGSLATAYGAHTGIGTLPIVLYGTEEQKKKYLPDLATGTKFGAYCLTEPDAGSDANSGKTRAKLSEDGKHYIINGQKMWISNAGFADTFTLFAKIDDDKNITGFVINRSELENPESLTFGEEEHKLGIRASSTRQVFFNDMKIPVENLLGERNNGFKIALNALNVGRIKLAAACLDAQRRILNHSIQYSNERKQFGVSIATFGAIRKKLAEMATGVFVSEAGSYRAAKNVQDKIDELVAGGMDHQAAELKGVEEFAVECSILKVFVSDLAQHTADEGIQVYGGMGFSEDTPMEAAWRDSRISRIYEGTNEINRLLAVGMLIKRAMKGELDLLSPAMAISKELMGIPSFEVPDYSEFMSEEKAIIANLKKVFLMVSGAALQKYMMDIEKQQHLLLNASEILNQIYMAESAVLRAEKHFSPDSVEAAMAQLNLYKAVEKITVAAKEGIISFAEGDEQRMMLSGLRRFTKYTNHPNVVALTEKVAAHYIEKGTY; from the coding sequence ATGAGCAACATAGTTAAAGGAGGTGAATTCCTGATCAAGGAAATTCCTGCAAACGAAATTTTCAGTATTGAAGAACTGAATGAAGAACAAAAAATGCTTCGCGATTCTGCGAAGGAATTCATAGATAGAGAGGTTGTCCCTCAAAGAGAGCGTTTCGAAAAGAAAGATTATGCATTCACTGAAGAAACAATGCGTAAGCTTGGTGATATGGGAATGCTTGGTATCGCTGTTCCAGAAGAATACGGAGGTCTTGGAATGGGCTTTGTAACTACGATGTTAGCTTGTGACTATCTTTCGGGGACTACAGGTTCATTGGCTACAGCTTATGGAGCGCACACGGGAATCGGAACGCTTCCAATCGTTCTTTACGGAACTGAAGAGCAAAAGAAAAAATACCTTCCAGACCTGGCAACAGGAACAAAATTCGGAGCTTACTGTCTAACAGAGCCGGATGCAGGTTCGGATGCCAACTCTGGAAAAACCAGAGCTAAACTTTCCGAAGACGGAAAACATTATATCATCAATGGTCAGAAAATGTGGATTTCCAATGCAGGATTTGCAGATACATTCACTTTATTTGCGAAAATTGATGATGATAAAAACATCACTGGTTTTGTAATCAACCGTTCTGAACTGGAAAACCCTGAAAGCTTAACTTTTGGTGAAGAAGAACACAAATTAGGAATTCGTGCATCTTCTACCCGTCAGGTTTTCTTCAATGATATGAAAATTCCTGTTGAAAATCTTTTAGGAGAAAGAAACAATGGTTTTAAAATCGCTTTAAATGCATTGAACGTAGGCCGTATCAAATTAGCAGCGGCTTGTTTAGATGCTCAAAGAAGAATTTTAAACCACTCTATCCAGTATTCTAACGAAAGAAAACAGTTTGGAGTTTCTATTGCTACTTTCGGAGCGATCAGAAAGAAGCTTGCTGAAATGGCAACAGGTGTTTTCGTAAGTGAGGCCGGTTCTTACAGAGCCGCGAAAAATGTTCAGGATAAAATTGACGAATTGGTAGCAGGTGGAATGGATCACCAAGCTGCAGAGCTTAAGGGTGTTGAAGAGTTCGCTGTAGAATGTTCTATCCTTAAGGTATTTGTTTCTGATCTTGCACAACATACTGCTGATGAAGGAATTCAGGTATACGGAGGTATGGGATTCTCTGAAGATACTCCAATGGAAGCTGCATGGAGAGATTCAAGAATTTCAAGAATTTATGAAGGAACGAACGAAATCAACAGGTTACTGGCAGTAGGAATGCTTATTAAGAGAGCAATGAAAGGTGAATTAGACCTTTTATCTCCTGCCATGGCAATCAGCAAAGAGTTGATGGGTATTCCTTCATTCGAAGTTCCTGATTATTCAGAATTCATGAGCGAAGAGAAAGCTATTATCGCTAACCTTAAGAAAGTATTCCTTATGGTTTCCGGAGCGGCTCTTCAAAAATACATGATGGATATTGAAAAGCAACAGCATTTATTATTGAATGCTTCTGAAATCCTTAACCAGATTTATATGGCAGAATCTGCAGTATTAAGAGCAGAGAAACACTTCTCTCCTGATTCTGTAGAAGCGGCTATGGCTCAATTGAACCTTTATAAAGCTGTTGAGAAAATCACTGTTGCAGCTAAAGAAGGAATTATTTCTTTCGCTGAAGGAGATGAGCAGAGAATGATGCTTTCAGGATTAAGAAGATTCACTAAATATACTAATCATCCTAATGTAGTGGCATTAACTGAAAAAGTGGCTGCTCACTATATTGAAAAAGGAACTTATTAG
- a CDS encoding TonB-dependent receptor plug domain-containing protein: MIKKIGSVFFLGSLLLVKAQEKTTDIENIEFQGKFISTPYKSANQNITVITKEDIANAPSKSIDEILQQVPGMDIRRRGSNGVQSDISFRGSSFEQVLLLLNGVRINDSQTGHNSMNLPVDLEDVEKIEIIKGPAARRFGQNAYAGVINVITRPGIGKKVKISAEGGDYSSYGLGFNAQMGNEKFANTLQANASGSQGYMYNTDYEIRNVFYQGRLNIKNGDLRLQAGFSEKKFGANGFYASKAAIDQYEEMQASIVSVAHQQTFGKLKLNSNIYWRRGQDMYLYNRQKPSVYRNMHIGNNVGAEVNSSYQWGLGTTGVGVELRKEFLVSSNLGNPNRFVSQVFFEHHFSLLDKKLNISPGISWANYSKEGNFFYPGLDVGYNFNSNNKVYGNIAKVHRIPTFTDLYYVSPQERGNPNLLPENGISSEIGYQYQDQKILAKISGFLRDSKNSIDWIKKDINDKAWAAENVGNIKIKGIETEINYKMTDWLKMMAGYTYIDGKFQNSNEFVSKYIMDNLRHQFIGKVETKFLGAFTNELVYKYNERMNLGSYQLLDDKLSFSQKDYSVYVLVNNITNTKYTEAFGVEMPQRWFHIGFSYTINMK; the protein is encoded by the coding sequence ATGATCAAAAAGATAGGAAGTGTTTTTTTTCTGGGATCTTTACTTTTGGTAAAAGCACAGGAAAAAACTACAGATATTGAAAACATTGAATTTCAGGGGAAATTTATCTCCACACCTTATAAAAGCGCCAACCAGAATATCACTGTAATCACCAAAGAAGATATTGCCAATGCTCCCTCCAAAAGTATTGATGAAATCCTTCAGCAGGTTCCGGGTATGGACATCAGAAGGAGAGGATCCAATGGAGTTCAGAGTGATATCAGTTTCCGTGGAAGTTCTTTTGAACAGGTTCTGTTATTACTGAACGGAGTAAGAATAAATGATTCACAAACAGGACACAACTCTATGAATCTTCCGGTGGACCTGGAAGATGTGGAAAAGATTGAGATCATAAAAGGCCCTGCTGCCAGACGTTTTGGACAGAATGCCTATGCTGGAGTTATTAATGTAATTACCAGACCTGGAATAGGTAAAAAGGTTAAGATAAGTGCAGAAGGTGGTGATTATAGTTCTTACGGACTAGGGTTTAATGCTCAGATGGGAAATGAAAAATTTGCCAATACTCTTCAGGCTAATGCTTCAGGATCACAAGGGTACATGTACAATACGGATTATGAAATCCGAAATGTATTCTATCAGGGAAGACTGAATATTAAGAACGGAGATTTGAGACTTCAGGCTGGTTTTTCAGAAAAGAAATTTGGAGCTAACGGATTTTATGCATCCAAAGCTGCCATAGACCAATATGAGGAAATGCAGGCTTCCATTGTAAGTGTTGCCCATCAGCAGACTTTCGGGAAACTAAAGCTTAATTCCAATATATACTGGAGAAGAGGGCAAGACATGTACCTTTACAACAGGCAAAAACCTTCTGTTTACAGGAATATGCATATTGGGAATAATGTAGGGGCAGAAGTAAACTCCAGCTACCAATGGGGTTTGGGAACTACCGGAGTGGGTGTGGAACTGAGAAAAGAGTTTCTGGTGAGCAGCAATTTGGGAAATCCGAACCGTTTTGTTTCTCAGGTTTTCTTTGAACACCATTTCTCATTACTAGATAAAAAATTAAACATCAGTCCGGGAATTTCATGGGCTAACTATTCTAAAGAAGGAAACTTTTTCTATCCTGGGTTGGATGTAGGGTATAACTTTAATTCTAATAATAAAGTGTACGGAAACATAGCTAAGGTACACCGTATACCAACCTTTACCGATCTTTATTATGTAAGCCCACAGGAGCGTGGTAACCCAAATCTGCTGCCTGAAAATGGGATTTCATCTGAGATAGGATACCAATATCAGGATCAGAAGATTTTAGCAAAAATCAGTGGGTTTTTGAGAGATTCGAAGAATTCTATTGATTGGATAAAAAAAGACATCAATGATAAAGCTTGGGCCGCTGAAAATGTAGGAAACATAAAAATAAAAGGAATAGAAACTGAGATCAACTATAAAATGACTGACTGGCTGAAAATGATGGCAGGGTATACCTATATTGACGGTAAGTTTCAGAACTCCAATGAGTTTGTTTCAAAGTATATTATGGATAACCTGAGACATCAGTTCATCGGTAAGGTAGAAACAAAATTCCTTGGTGCTTTTACTAATGAATTGGTTTACAAATATAACGAAAGAATGAATTTAGGAAGCTATCAGCTGTTGGATGATAAGTTGAGCTTCAGCCAAAAAGATTATTCTGTATATGTTTTAGTGAATAATATCACCAATACAAAATACACGGAAGCATTTGGGGTAGAAATGCCACAAAGATGGTTCCATATTGGTTTTTCTTACACAATTAATATGAAGTAA
- a CDS encoding phosphohydrolase yields the protein MTKEELLNKAIKIADKAHKGQTDKYHAPYIGHVMRVMEYGKTIDEKIVGVLHDVVEDHPLEFSLDYLRAEGFPEYIIFAISCLTKFDPEEDYDEFIKRTERSLLSVAVKINDLRDNMDLRRVNRELTPKDIKRFNKYLKAYRYLIEKY from the coding sequence ATGACAAAAGAAGAATTACTAAATAAAGCTATAAAGATTGCTGACAAAGCACATAAAGGACAAACAGATAAATACCACGCTCCCTATATAGGACACGTCATGCGTGTAATGGAATATGGCAAAACAATAGATGAGAAAATTGTTGGGGTATTGCATGATGTAGTAGAAGATCATCCATTAGAATTCAGCCTTGATTATTTAAGAGCCGAAGGATTTCCTGAATACATCATTTTTGCCATCAGCTGCCTCACTAAATTTGATCCGGAAGAAGATTATGATGAATTCATTAAAAGAACGGAAAGATCTCTCTTATCCGTTGCCGTAAAAATTAATGACCTTCGTGATAATATGGACCTTAGAAGGGTAAACCGTGAGCTTACTCCTAAGGATATTAAAAGGTTCAATAAATATCTTAAAGCCTATCGTTATCTGATAGAGAAATACTAA
- a CDS encoding YegP family protein, with amino-acid sequence MGKFIISKRANGEFQFNLKAGNGQVILTSQGYSTKPSCENGINSVKTNSQEDAKFERNTAKDGRCYFSLKAGNGQIIGTSQMYETDNGMENGIESVKNNAPNASIEDEIIL; translated from the coding sequence ATGGGAAAATTTATTATTTCTAAAAGAGCCAACGGTGAATTTCAATTCAATCTTAAAGCCGGGAACGGTCAGGTTATCTTAACAAGCCAGGGATATAGTACCAAACCATCCTGTGAAAACGGGATCAATTCTGTGAAGACCAATTCACAGGAAGATGCCAAATTTGAAAGGAATACAGCAAAAGATGGCAGATGTTATTTTAGTCTTAAAGCCGGGAATGGACAAATCATTGGAACCAGCCAAATGTATGAAACAGATAACGGAATGGAAAACGGAATAGAATCAGTAAAAAACAATGCTCCCAATGCCTCCATAGAGGATGAAATAATTTTGTAG
- a CDS encoding four helix bundle protein yields the protein MSFKEDNLIQTKTFEFALRIIKFYTKCKAQNEFILSKQILRSGTSIGANVEEAIAAQSKKDFISKLSIANKEARETRYWLRLYHSSNLVQIEIDSYLKDIEMIINILTKIIKTSSENL from the coding sequence ATGAGTTTCAAGGAAGATAATCTGATTCAAACCAAAACATTTGAATTTGCTTTAAGAATAATAAAATTTTATACCAAGTGTAAAGCTCAAAACGAATTTATTCTATCAAAACAAATTCTTCGTTCAGGAACTTCCATTGGAGCAAATGTAGAAGAAGCTATTGCAGCTCAATCTAAAAAAGATTTTATATCAAAACTTTCTATTGCAAATAAAGAAGCGAGAGAAACAAGATATTGGTTGAGACTGTATCATTCTTCAAATCTTGTTCAAATTGAAATTGATTCTTATTTAAAAGATATAGAAATGATTATTAATATTTTGACTAAAATCATTAAAACATCATCTGAAAATTTATAA
- a CDS encoding acetyl-CoA C-acyltransferase, with protein sequence MKTAYIVKGFRSAVGKAPKGSLRFTRPDVMAATVIEKLMAELPQLDKNRVDDLIVGNAMPEAEQGLNVARLISLMGLNTDKVPGVTVNRYCASGSEAIAIASAKIQAGMADCIIAGGTESMSYIPMGGYKPVPETEIAKTNPDYYWGMGYTAEEVAKQYNITREEQDQFAFESHMKALKANQEGKFANQIVPIPVEYNFLDENQKLQTKKFDFSVDEGPRADTSLAGLAKLRPVFANGGSVTAGNSSQMSDGAAFVVVMSEEMVKELGLEPEARLAAYAAAGLEPRIMGMGPVYAIPKALKQAGLELKDIDLIELNEAFASQSVAIKKELGLNPDILNVNGGAIALGHPLGCTGTKLTVQLLDEMRRRGNKYGMVSMCVGTGQGAASIFELL encoded by the coding sequence ATGAAAACAGCATACATTGTAAAAGGATTCAGATCAGCAGTAGGAAAAGCACCCAAAGGTTCTCTACGCTTTACACGTCCTGACGTAATGGCAGCCACCGTTATTGAAAAATTAATGGCTGAGCTACCACAATTAGATAAGAACAGAGTTGATGACCTTATTGTAGGAAATGCAATGCCTGAGGCAGAGCAAGGATTAAACGTAGCCCGTTTGATTTCCTTAATGGGTTTAAATACAGATAAAGTTCCAGGAGTAACCGTAAACAGATACTGTGCTTCAGGAAGTGAGGCTATTGCTATTGCTTCTGCAAAAATTCAGGCTGGAATGGCAGATTGCATCATTGCTGGAGGTACAGAATCCATGTCGTATATTCCAATGGGTGGTTATAAGCCGGTTCCTGAAACGGAGATTGCAAAAACAAACCCTGATTATTATTGGGGAATGGGTTACACTGCTGAAGAAGTTGCAAAACAATATAATATTACCAGAGAAGAACAGGATCAGTTTGCCTTTGAATCGCACATGAAAGCTTTAAAAGCAAATCAGGAGGGTAAATTTGCTAATCAGATTGTTCCGATTCCGGTAGAATATAACTTTTTAGATGAAAATCAGAAGCTTCAGACTAAGAAATTCGATTTCTCTGTAGATGAAGGTCCAAGAGCAGATACCTCTCTTGCAGGTTTGGCTAAACTTAGACCTGTTTTCGCTAACGGAGGAAGCGTAACGGCTGGAAACTCTTCTCAGATGAGTGATGGTGCTGCTTTCGTGGTAGTAATGAGTGAGGAAATGGTAAAAGAATTAGGTCTTGAGCCAGAAGCAAGATTAGCAGCGTACGCAGCGGCAGGTCTTGAGCCAAGAATTATGGGAATGGGACCAGTTTATGCTATTCCAAAAGCATTGAAACAAGCAGGTCTTGAATTAAAAGATATCGATTTGATCGAGTTAAATGAAGCATTTGCATCACAATCAGTTGCTATCAAAAAAGAGTTAGGCCTAAACCCTGATATCTTAAACGTAAATGGAGGGGCAATCGCTTTGGGTCACCCACTAGGATGTACAGGAACAAAACTAACTGTTCAGCTTCTTGACGAAATGAGAAGACGTGGTAACAAATACGGAATGGTTTCTATGTGTGTAGGAACCGGACAGGGAGCTGCGAGTATTTTTGAACTACTTTAA
- the tnpA gene encoding IS200/IS605 family transposase has translation MANTYTQIYIQIVFAVKGRQNLISKENREELHKLITGIVSNRNQKLFAVFAMPDHVHILVSMNPTLSVSDLVRDIKAGSSKFINEKGWINGKFNWQEGYGAFSYSKSNVDAVVKYILNQEEHHQKKTFREEYLDFMSKFEIEYDSKYLFEWIED, from the coding sequence ATGGCCAATACCTATACACAGATTTATATTCAAATTGTTTTTGCAGTAAAAGGAAGACAAAATCTGATTTCAAAAGAAAACAGAGAAGAATTACATAAATTGATTACAGGTATAGTCTCTAACAGAAATCAAAAATTATTCGCAGTTTTTGCAATGCCAGACCACGTTCACATCCTTGTAAGTATGAATCCGACCTTGTCTGTTTCAGATTTAGTAAGAGATATTAAAGCGGGTTCTTCAAAATTTATCAATGAAAAAGGATGGATCAATGGAAAGTTCAATTGGCAGGAAGGATACGGAGCTTTCTCTTATTCTAAAAGCAATGTTGATGCGGTAGTAAAATATATTTTAAACCAGGAAGAACATCATCAAAAGAAAACTTTTAGAGAAGAATATTTGGATTTTATGTCAAAGTTTGAAATTGAATATGATTCAAAATATTTATTTGAATGGATTGAAGACTAA
- a CDS encoding M48 family metalloprotease translates to MTNNLPKISTAYQSKLISAIISVSAFFFIYLVLILASLLMIFLLGYGAIKLLIIKVNYFTIFGAVGLFSIGIFVFIFLIRFIFRKNYYSPRHLIEISRSHQPELFDMIDEIVRETKVQPPKKVFLSPDVNASVSYNSIFWSMFLPVKKNLTIGMGLINTTSTGELKTVLAHEFGHFSQRSMKIGGYVNQAEKIIFETVYNNKDYEDFIMEFSGGNVFFKIFGLISVSFISAFQYILKNISNFLFKNHASLQREMEYHADAISTFVTNPDEQISSLLRLELSDAAFNYATNFYIESNQKYLPKNLYENQISLMKIFSERNNHPYVNGLPKIDIEDLTRYNKSKIEIEDQWSSHPDIDKRVERIKKNETRNTTSDHRPAGEIIKGYENICETLTAKYLTLLGIKNIGEIIDGNTFTTLYLENNRYQNLISGFNGYYERHTPILENIETLIPDSGLYHESDLFSDKKVSLVYEKTGIEQDLQTLKYLVSQSKEIKTFRYNGTLHKAKDAGNMIPQLENELKNVTAELHKNDKLIFQYYYHIGNHEYKKRLISKYKKMAAIDKEFDDFQESLNEFIGYLQFMTVTLPFEEIRKHRAKLLKAEKPFKQKIKSLLENSAYKELLTVEENNLLQQFVDAEYIYFNNDHYLQNEVDSVSLLIEKYQALLNTYYLNTKQELLNLQSEVNKAS, encoded by the coding sequence ATGACTAATAACCTGCCCAAAATTTCAACTGCTTATCAATCTAAGCTGATTTCTGCTATCATATCAGTTTCAGCTTTTTTTTTCATTTACTTAGTACTCATTCTGGCCTCTCTCCTAATGATTTTCCTCTTAGGATATGGTGCTATAAAGCTATTGATAATTAAAGTCAATTATTTTACGATTTTTGGTGCTGTAGGTTTATTTAGTATAGGTATTTTTGTGTTCATCTTTCTTATCCGATTTATTTTCAGAAAAAACTATTACAGTCCCCGCCATCTGATAGAAATTTCACGTTCCCACCAACCCGAACTTTTTGACATGATTGATGAAATTGTAAGGGAAACAAAAGTTCAGCCTCCCAAAAAAGTTTTTCTTTCACCGGATGTAAACGCCAGTGTGAGCTATAATTCTATTTTCTGGAGTATGTTTTTACCTGTAAAGAAAAATCTTACTATTGGTATGGGACTGATTAATACAACAAGTACTGGAGAATTAAAAACAGTGCTGGCTCACGAGTTTGGTCATTTTTCTCAAAGAAGTATGAAAATAGGTGGCTATGTGAACCAGGCTGAAAAAATTATTTTTGAAACCGTTTACAATAATAAGGACTATGAAGATTTCATTATGGAGTTTTCGGGAGGTAATGTATTTTTTAAAATTTTTGGATTAATATCTGTAAGCTTTATTAGTGCATTTCAATATATTCTTAAGAACATATCCAATTTTCTTTTTAAAAACCATGCTTCCCTACAAAGAGAGATGGAATATCATGCAGATGCCATTTCAACTTTTGTAACGAATCCGGACGAACAGATTTCATCCTTATTAAGATTAGAATTAAGTGATGCAGCCTTTAACTATGCAACCAATTTCTATATTGAAAGTAATCAGAAATATCTTCCAAAAAATCTTTATGAAAATCAGATTTCTTTAATGAAGATTTTCAGTGAAAGAAATAATCATCCTTATGTAAATGGACTTCCAAAAATAGATATTGAGGATTTGACCCGTTATAATAAATCTAAAATAGAGATTGAAGACCAATGGTCATCCCATCCTGACATTGACAAAAGAGTTGAAAGAATTAAAAAGAACGAAACCAGAAATACAACCAGCGACCACAGACCTGCCGGAGAAATCATAAAAGGCTATGAAAACATATGCGAAACTTTAACTGCAAAATACCTCACCCTGTTAGGTATTAAAAATATTGGAGAAATTATCGATGGCAATACCTTTACAACACTCTATCTGGAAAACAATAGGTATCAGAATCTGATTTCCGGCTTTAATGGCTATTATGAAAGACATACTCCTATTTTAGAAAATATCGAAACCTTGATTCCAGATTCCGGGCTTTATCATGAATCTGATTTGTTCAGCGATAAAAAGGTTTCTCTTGTGTATGAAAAAACAGGTATAGAACAAGATCTGCAAACTTTAAAATATTTGGTTTCGCAATCAAAAGAAATAAAAACATTCAGGTATAATGGAACTTTACACAAGGCAAAAGATGCAGGAAACATGATTCCTCAACTTGAAAATGAGCTTAAAAATGTGACTGCTGAACTTCATAAAAACGATAAATTAATTTTCCAGTATTATTATCACATAGGTAATCATGAGTACAAAAAAAGGTTAATAAGTAAGTACAAAAAAATGGCTGCAATAGACAAAGAATTCGATGACTTTCAGGAAAGCCTTAATGAATTTATTGGATATTTACAGTTTATGACGGTCACTTTACCTTTTGAAGAAATCCGTAAACACAGAGCAAAGCTTTTGAAGGCAGAAAAACCGTTTAAGCAAAAGATCAAAAGTCTTTTGGAAAACTCAGCTTATAAAGAATTACTCACTGTTGAAGAAAATAATCTCCTTCAACAGTTTGTAGATGCTGAATATATTTATTTCAACAATGACCATTATCTTCAAAATGAAGTTGATTCCGTATCATTACTGATTGAAAAATACCAGGCACTTTTAAATACTTATTACCTTAATACGAAACAGGAATTATTAAACTTACAGTCAGAAGTAAACAAAGCCTCTTAA